From Micromonospora nigra, one genomic window encodes:
- a CDS encoding thiolase family protein, producing the protein MPREVRDVVFVDGVRTPFGKAGGMYANTRADDLVIRCIRELLRRNPQLPPERVEEVAIAATTQIGDQGLTIGRTAALLAGLPKTVPGYSIDRMCAGAMTAVTSVASGIAMGAYDVAIAGGVEHMGRHPMGEGVDPNPRIIAEKLVDPSALVMGATAENLHDRVPHITKQRTDAFALASQQKTAKAYANGKLQGDLVPVAVRDPETGWGLATTDEAPRETSLEKLATLKTPFRPHGKVTAGNAAGLNDGATASLLVAEEVARELGLPIGMRLVSYGFVGVEPEVMGVGPIPSTEKALRIAGLTIDDIGLFELNEAFAVQVLAFLDHFGIADDDPRVNPWGGAISIGHPLASSGVRLMTQLARHFAEHPEVRYGLTAMCIGIGMGGTVIWENPHWEGDK; encoded by the coding sequence GTGCCCCGTGAAGTTAGGGATGTCGTGTTCGTCGACGGCGTCCGCACCCCGTTCGGCAAGGCGGGTGGCATGTACGCCAACACCCGCGCCGACGACCTGGTGATCCGCTGCATCCGCGAGCTGCTACGCCGCAACCCGCAGCTGCCACCGGAGCGGGTCGAGGAGGTCGCCATCGCCGCCACCACCCAGATCGGCGACCAGGGCCTGACCATCGGCCGCACCGCCGCTCTGCTGGCCGGGCTGCCCAAGACCGTGCCCGGCTACTCGATCGACCGGATGTGCGCCGGCGCGATGACCGCCGTCACCTCCGTGGCCAGCGGCATCGCGATGGGCGCGTACGACGTCGCGATCGCCGGTGGCGTCGAGCACATGGGCCGCCACCCGATGGGTGAGGGCGTCGACCCCAACCCGCGGATCATCGCGGAGAAGCTGGTCGACCCGTCCGCGCTGGTGATGGGCGCGACCGCGGAGAACCTGCACGACCGGGTCCCGCACATCACCAAGCAGCGCACCGACGCGTTCGCGTTGGCCTCCCAGCAGAAGACCGCGAAGGCGTACGCCAACGGCAAGCTCCAGGGCGACCTGGTGCCCGTCGCGGTGCGCGACCCCGAGACCGGCTGGGGCCTGGCCACCACCGACGAGGCGCCCCGCGAGACCTCGCTGGAGAAGCTCGCCACCCTCAAGACCCCGTTCCGCCCGCACGGCAAGGTGACCGCGGGCAACGCGGCCGGCCTGAACGACGGTGCCACCGCCAGCCTGCTGGTCGCCGAGGAGGTCGCCCGCGAGTTGGGCCTGCCGATCGGCATGCGGCTGGTGTCGTACGGCTTCGTCGGCGTCGAGCCGGAGGTGATGGGCGTCGGTCCGATCCCGTCGACCGAGAAGGCGCTGCGTATCGCCGGCCTGACCATCGACGACATCGGCCTGTTCGAGCTGAACGAGGCGTTCGCCGTGCAGGTGCTCGCCTTCCTCGACCACTTCGGCATCGCCGACGACGACCCCCGGGTCAACCCGTGGGGCGGCGCGATCTCCATCGGCCACCCGCTCGCCTCCTCCGGCGTGCGGCTGATGACGCAGCTCGCCCGGCACTTCGCCGAGCATCCGGAGGTGCGTTACGGCCTGACCGCGATGTGCATCGGCATCGGCATGGGCGGCACGGTCATCTGGGAGAACCCCCACTGGGAGGGAGACAAGTGA